Proteins encoded within one genomic window of Natator depressus isolate rNatDep1 chromosome 1, rNatDep2.hap1, whole genome shotgun sequence:
- the EXOSC8 gene encoding exosome complex component RRP43, protein MAAGFKTVEPLEYYRRFLKENCRPDGRELGEFRTTTVNIGSITTADGSALVKLGNTTVICGIKAEFAEPPAQSTNKGYIVPNVDLPPLCSSRFRPGPPGEEAQAASQFIADVIENSEIIMKEDLCIANGKLAWVLYCDFICLDYDGNILDACTFALLAALKNVQLPTVTINEETGLAEVDLKQTNPLNIRKHPVATSFAVFDDTILIVDPTAEEEDLATGTVTIVMDEEGRLCSVHKPGGSGLTAAKLQDCITRAVTRHKEVKKLINKVIKSIKPK, encoded by the exons AAAGAGAACTGCCGACCTGATGGAAGGGAGCTAGGTGAATTCAGAACAACCACTGTCAACATAG GTTCAATTACTACTGCAGATGGCTCTGCCCTGGTGAAGTTAGGAAATACTACTGTAATTTGTGGCATTAAAGCG GAGTTTGCAGAACCCCCAGCACAGTCCACTAATAAGGGATATATTG TTCCGAATGTGGATCTACCACCCCTCTGTTCATCAAGATTTCGCCCCGGACCTCCTGGGGAAGAGGCTCAAGCAGCTAGCCAGTTCATTGCAGATGTGATTGAAAA TTCAGAAATAATAATGAAAGAAGATCTGTGCATTGCAAATGGCAAG CTTGCTTGGGTTCTATACTGTGATTTCATATGCTTGGACTATGATGGAAACATTTTGGATGCCTGCACATTTGCTTTGTTAGCAGCTTTAAAAAATG TACAGTTGCCAACAGTTACTATAAATGAAGAAACTGGTTTGGCAGAAGTTGATTTAAAACAGACAAATCCTTTGAATATCAGAAAGCATCCAGTTGCTACATCGTTTGCTGTATTTGACGA CACAATACTCATTGTTGATCCGACGGCAGAAGAGGAGGACCTGGCAACTGGAACGGTAACCATTGTAATGGATGAAGAAGGCAGACTATGTTCTGTTCATAAGCCAG GTGGAAGTGGCCTAACAGCAGCAAAACTTCAAGACTGTATCACCCGGGCCGTTACAAGACACAAAGAAGTGAAGAAGCTGATAAATAAAGTGATAAAAAGCATAAAACCAAAATAA